The genomic DNA TCATCCGGGACGGATGACGATTGTCAGGAGGGCCGAATGTAAGAAGGCTTGCTCAGCGTACAAGCGCGgacccacagagagagagcggtcgGCAATCCGTTGTCAGTCGTCAAGTTGTGCAGTCGTGTTTTGTCGTAGTTGAAGAATCCGCTGTCAGTCGTCAAGTTGTGCAGTCGTGTTCTGTCGTAGTTGAAGAATCCGCTGTCAGTCGTCAAGTTCTGCAGTCGTGTTTTGTCGTAGTTGAAGAAGCCGTTGAAATATGTCCAAGAGACACTTCATTTAACTTATACTCATACTTAAATAACCTAATAAACTAttcttttaataaacttttcctacatatgcacatttaaatttatccAGTTTAAAGAGAAACAAATTGTGTACTCGAGTTTCTTTAAGTCTCTCTTGTTAAGTTAAAACGTCGGTCTCATCGACTTTGGCAAGCTTGTCAGCAATATTCATTTGCTTGACCAACGTAAAAACTGAGAATGAAAATTTGGTGACCTGTTCGGAAAAGCGTTAGTTACTTATGTACAATCGCCAGAGCAATCGGGAATAATGCTCACACTAATGTTGGTGCCCACAGAGATGGGAAACACGTTCATGGCCATGAAGGTGATTGGTTGCTGAAGCTTCTGCAGGAAGTACATAAGCGTCTTCTTGTAGCGCTGCTCACCATCGATCCAGTTTGACTGGAAAAGTGCGTTCGCCAGGTTATAGCAGTCGTCCGTCAGATAATTGCAGAGAATGCAGAACGGGGTAGTCTCCAGCAGAACGGCGGCCATGAAGGACAAGGCGGAAATGGCCGAGCCTAGATTGGCAAACAGCACAATGTTGATGAGCGTGAATCCAAGCACCAGTCCCACCACCAGgaattgcacaaaaatggTGCCCGAAATCACGGGTCGCAAGCAATCGACAAAGCTGCAAGGGGTCAGTAGATTAGATTTAAGGAAAAACTTCTCAATTTAAGGATGCTTTCAACCCACCGGAGTATGGTTTTGTGGTCCTGAATGCACTGGACTAGTTGCTCGTAGCGCTTCTTGTGGCTCTCATCAGGGTCCTTGCCCAACTGTCTCAGCCGGTCCGCAAAGATTGACATGTGGGCACGGAGCACTAGGACAAAGTTCACTGGATAGCAGTCAACGCAGACGTCCTGGAAGCAGGCACCGGCCATGGCAAAGTACTCCAGTCCCGACTGCAGACCCAGGTGCCAGGAACTGGAGCGCCAGTCCAGGTACGGATAGTAGTTTTGGTAGGGCGGCCTTCCCATCATTATCGCTGTTAGGAACGTGTTGGTGGCATACACCATATAGACTGCCatgaaaaagaagaagatgcgGTTGCTCCTGGAGACGGCGCGATGGACACGGAGGCGCTCGCTTGGTTGGGTGATACGCTTATCCATTTCGTCCAAAATATTATTGGCCTCGTCGAAGTGCTTGACGAGCGCCCACACGATCAGAACCTTGGTGGAGCAGGACCAGGCGTTAAAGGCCACTTGCAGGGAGGTGAGGAACTCCCCTGGTGAGAACTCAGACAAATGGCTGATGTATCCAGTTAGGAATCCAATGGGCTGGTAGAACGTGGAGCTGAGGTTCAGCGCAAAAGACCACAGGCAGTAGACTATGAAGAATCGTGCGGGTGGCTGTCGCACCCCCATTAGAAAGATGCAGCGCAGCAAGTAGAGAGTCGCATTCCGAGAGCAGGCCGGTGTATCCTCCGATAGTGTGTACATGGCAGGAAACACTTTACGCAACACCATCTTGACTCCAGCTGAATGTCTATTCTTGATACTGGATTGAAGCCTTTTATACTTTCGACCGTGGCGTGATTAAATCGCTGGGCATGGAAAATTTATGAGCGACACTTCCAAACTCGTCTACCGAAATCAATTAGAGTTTGGGTAACAGTTATTCAGCACCTCGGATAGGACCTATTCCACCGAACTCTTGGCGCCCTCAACCCCCAAGGACTCAAGTGTAGCAGCGTCCTCATTCAAGCCGAATTCCCGATATGTTACGGCAATGGCGCTTAGCACGTAACGCTCCAGAGAAGTGTAAAAGTTTACActtgcatataaataaaaaatgatgGACATGTTCTCGCCGAAGGGAAGCAGGCTGCCGCAGTTCACAGAGCGAGGGGTATAAGTTCAAATTTCTTTTGCAATGAGGCGGCCACAAAGTGCAGTTTTCAATTAGAATTACGGAAGCACCATCATGGTAATCAAATCCCAATGATTATACGGCAGTGACAATAGACTATTTACATtaatacaaacatacatgcaCACAAGATTCGCGCTTGTAAAGGCTTGAAAAACAGCCACGTTTCGGCCTAATAGAAATTCTGTATTATGTAACGGGTAACCCATGTATAGGCAAGATGTTATTCTTAGCTCTTGGACGGCACGCTAATATTTGTTCCGGCTGCTGGCTCGTCGTCTACGAGTGTGGTGTTCTTTGTCCAAGCAAAGGCCTACCTTATTATtactttaaataaaaacgagaagggacgtgtgagacgcttcttacgcatcacaacttttatacccggcactcagtactacatctgtacattagcggttatttgtcaaattttaaattttttcttcatctgtcatctacatctacaacacttctcacacctcACCCTCACACTGCAGACtaacggcagaggcagaggcagagccagcggcagacggctagtgtgctgctataagctgcgggacggggtgggtttggccactgaaaattaattcattgtggctataataatggttcaattggatcccaatttggtgatctgatagatatggtcattctctacggaattgtagatttgggaggttttcgctctttttcggaggcggaaaggggcgtggctcttttttgaaatacacttgtaacagtgtgagcacacagaagtatggatgcaaaatttggtggctctagcttttatggtctctgagatccaggcgctcaacaagacggacggacagacggacggacagacagacatggctcaatcgactcggctattgatgctgatcaagaatatatatcctttatggggtcggagacgtttccttctgtgcgttacatacatt from Drosophila subobscura isolate 14011-0131.10 chromosome E, UCBerk_Dsub_1.0, whole genome shotgun sequence includes the following:
- the LOC117892544 gene encoding odorant receptor 42a-like; its protein translation is MVLRKVFPAMYTLSEDTPACSRNATLYLLRCIFLMGVRQPPARFFIVYCLWSFALNLSSTFYQPIGFLTGYISHLSEFSPGEFLTSLQVAFNAWSCSTKVLIVWALVKHFDEANNILDEMDKRITQPSERLRVHRAVSRSNRIFFFFMAVYMVYATNTFLTAIMMGRPPYQNYYPYLDWRSSSWHLGLQSGLEYFAMAGACFQDVCVDCYPVNFVLVLRAHMSIFADRLRQLGKDPDESHKKRYEQLVQCIQDHKTILRFVDCLRPVISGTIFVQFLVVGLVLGFTLINIVLFANLGSAISALSFMAAVLLETTPFCILCNYLTDDCYNLANALFQSNWIDGEQRYKKTLMYFLQKLQQPITFMAMNVFPISVGTNISVSIIPDCSGDCT